Part of the Zea mays cultivar B73 chromosome 4, Zm-B73-REFERENCE-NAM-5.0, whole genome shotgun sequence genome is shown below.
cgaaatcgcgctcacccagagggttcaatcatggagggatacactacagaagaagtgattgagagctgtatagattacatcagtgacggaacaatgataggtgtgcatgtacctaaacatgagggtaaactatgtgggagagggagaatgggcaagaaaacttttcgcgttgaggattacaagctagtacattgtgctcatggtagtgtactacaacatctcacgatagccgagccttacatagaggaacacctgaatgagcttcgtaaagaaaatcagaaccgcacagaggactggatcatgagggagcacaaacatcgtttcagcgaatggttaatggacaaaaacatcccattcggagactcttcggatgagaaaacaatgaagaatttggcttctgggccatcgtgttttgtgacatcatggcaagcatatgacatcaatgggtacacattctacactaaatcaaaagacatgaaaagtgttgcacaaaatagcggtgttcgtatcgatgcttttgacctacatggacagaagaccacatattttggattcatagaggaaatatgggaacttgattatggcccaagcatgaaaatacccttgtttaagtgccaatgggtacaacatcccgtgggggtgatagtggataactacggactcacactggtagacttaaagaaagtaggatataaagatgacccgtgggttctcgccgaatgtgttgcacaagtgttctatgtactcgatccagcagatgagaagatgcatgtagttatttctggaaagcaaaaaattgttggagttgagaatgtgggagaccaagatgaggaatacaataagtatgaagagatgttcgtctttaacggtccagagagaatcaagcgtgtggaaaagaaaattgataagaacttaaagccatacatgcggaaaaatggtagttcatgaaaaattgtatgaatcaaattgtatttgttatcatgtatgatcgactatgaattgtggttgccaattaatttaaaatctctctagttatctatgtgtgctattataattcatttaaattgtatttgcatattattgttaaaaattaaatattaattcatttaaattgtatttgcatatttctgttaaaaattaaaattattttcatatttaaattgtattttcataattttacaatcacaggcggttttgtcttagggtccgcttgtgaaaaggatagagcatcacaggcggtcctaaacaaaaaccgcttgtgatactattacatcacaggcgtactaaaccgcctgggacatcacaggcggttttctaaccgaaccgcctgtgatgtaaaaatcctaccgcttgtatagagccaaattgtactagtgtcgTCAGTGGAATTCTATTTCTACCAGTGGTTATCTTAACCAACCGTCAAAACTTCCACTAACGGCCAAATAGAGCTTCTTTGTACCAGTGATTTTAGTAACCCCATAGTATATTAGAAGCCCTGGCCTTCAAATAGTTAGAGGAAGCCCTAGCCAACCATCCCTACGACCTAGTCCAGGCCGACGTGCCCACCCACACCCAAGCCAGGCTGTTGGTGCGCCCACCACCCCACGTCTATGCGCGCAAAAAATAGGAAGGCATGCATGAGTTAAACACGTtttttgcatgcgcgtaaattttggAAAGATGTGTATGAGAGTTTCTATTtttaatgctttattttctccataaatataggatcgctgcaacagccatgcagataGGCTCGTCAGGAtcaatttatgatatatattgatactaaCTATGCTACACGgtatagatatttatgcaattcggtacactgcaTAAAAATTTGTTACATGTTGCATGCGCACAAAATTAGGATGGCAAAAATGTACGATGAAATAAAATAAActgacatgcatggaaacaaaaaaccgTAATTAATGCTTTATTTTCTTCATAAATATATAATCGCTCAAATAGTCATGCAGTTAAACTCGTTAGAACTAGTTTTTGATATATACTAATACTAATTATGTTATATGgtataggtatttatgcaatttagTACACTGCATAAAAATCTGTTTCCTGCTGCATGTGCATAAATTTAGGGTGGCAGGAATGTGCGGTGAAACAAAAAAAACTTAttttaatgctttatttcctaCATAAATATAGGACCGCTTCAACACCCATGCagctaggctcgttagaaccagtttatgacatATACTTATACAAATAATGCTAacaggtgtaggtatttatgcaatgcgATACACTGTGTAAATTTTTTTGGGATgtggttcactggtggacgcatctctagGTTTGAccataaaaaccttaagttttgagaatAAAACACCTTAATTATAAACACAAATACCGAGCCAatatgagaggttgatagctctggtGGGTTGTATTCACGATTCTATAttgatggcagatccgaaaaatatGGAAGTCGCATGCATGTGGTTTTTATTTTTatgcagatccaaaaattatagcagatcgtgggagtttccattgcatgcgcgcaaattttggatgatattTTCGTTTCCACTACACGTGCGCAAAAAACTGGATGACATGAGTCATGCagagcataaattcttatacaaAGTCGCATAAGTACTTACACTATGTAGTATAATTGATAAAAAGTATTATCGGTCCAACTAAGAACGCCGGCGGGAATTAAGGACAGTTTGATGGCAGTCGTAAAAATATGGTAGTTACGAACATAAGTGATTTAATTTTTATGGTAATTATGAAcaaacataaatcaaggaattaacTTTTCAATATGCAtgcaaaaaatatgcatgcagtaaactgatgtacgaactccgtgttcaagcataaaattctacagtttttagcgtaaataatgtaTGTGATAGgcgtaaaacacaataatcgaaagacATAACACGGATCAGATGAGGTAGTCGCTGGAGGACGTCGTCGAGGACACAAGAACGGAGGGAGGTCATCACTCGGGGCGCCCGAACTGcgtcggatcggaggatgtcatcgTGTCCGTCGTCGCACGCACCTCGAGTCTCGTGCAGCGTCATCACTACTCGCACCGCTCGCCAGCACCGGGGCCCTGCCattgctcgccctctggatcggggagccgTCGTCACCGTGCCACCGATCTAGGAACCGTCAAcgctactccggatcgaggaaccaccaccacgCGTTCGGGTCTCGGAGTCGTCGCCACCGCCGGCCAAGGGGTCCGCGCCGCTCGCGCTCTCGGGCAACCGCCGCCGTCGCACACGTCTGGGTGGGCGCCGTCGCTCGTGAATCAGGGTGGGGCGTCAAAAAACTGAACCTATCGTTTCGGGTGTTCTTTTATAGGCGTCCGGACTTAGTCTAGCTTGACTGGATGGTACCGTCTGACCTggacttcctctagttattggaagcgtaTGACTTCCTCTAGCTTGACCGAATGGTACCGTTTAACCTGGACTTCTAATTATTGGAAGcatagtgtatatatatatataccatcaATTAATATGTTTATATACAAGCAAGTTCATTGGGGGACGTATGCCATGTATAAATCTAAAGTGAGTAGTACATATTTTGTGAACAAATAGATGAGGAACTTGGGCAAACAGTGCAATCACTATGCAATTTGCAAGCGGCGAGCCTATATATATATTTGCAGCCGTGAAGCTACACAAGTCAAGCTCACAGCAAAATAAAAGCCAGGTGGCGGCATATGGCGCTCAGCAAGGAGCAAAAACTCACAATTTCTGAGCAACAACACACGACAAGCAGCGAACAGCAGGTGGCGCTGGATGCCGAGCTCCAGCTGTGGAACCACACCTTCGGCTACGTCAAGTCCATGGCGCTCAAGGCCGCGCTCGACCTCGGCATACCCGATGCCATCCACCAGCACGGCGGCTCGGCCACCATCCCACAGATAGTCACCAGGATCACGCTCCACCCGTCCAAGACACCATGCCTGCGGCGCCTCATGCGCGTGCTCACCCTCACCGGCGTCTTCGGCACCCAGGAGCTGCACGATGACGGGGGCGGCTGTGACGACGAGCTCGTCTACACGCTCACGCCGGCGTCCCGTCTCCTTGTCGGCCCATCGGGGCAGAACGTGAGCCCTTTACTGAACGTGATGCTCTGCCCCATCTTCGTGTCGTCCTTCCTCGACCTCCGCGGGTGGTTCCAGCACGAGATGCCGGACCCGTCCCCCTTCAAGATGAAGCACGGGCGGGACATATGGGAGCTGGCCGCCCACGACGCCGGCTTCAGCAGGCTCTTCGACGCCGGCATGGTCGCGGACAGCGGCTTCATCATGAACGTCGTGGTCAGGGAGTGCGGCGCCGTCTTCCAGGGGATCAGCTCCCTCGTCGACGTCGGCGGCGGGTTCGGTGGCGCCACACAGGCCATTGCGAAAGCGTTCCCGCACCTGGAGTGCAGCGTGCTAGATCTCCCGAACGTCGTCGCCGGCGCTCCTGCTGATACCGCCGTGAAGTATGTCGCCGGTGACATGTTCGAGAGCGTTTCGTCGGCAGACGCTGTCTTCCTCAAGGTACGCGTACGTACGGTAcggccatatatatatatatatatacgtcgTAGTACTAACTACTATACAGTATAGACATGCATGCATATATAGCAACAAAAAGGTCAataacaacagtacaccctagctTCAAGTCCAAATTACGACAGGTCCTTTATTCCAAATTACAAGTCAATTAGATGTTAGGATAATGACACCGTCTTTAAAATATAATAGCTTTGATCAATGTTCTTTagttaaaataaaaaataaactcTTATTAGGTTTgaaaactaaataacaaaatgGTTATATGTAGTCAAAGTTTTATAAatttgaattaaataaacaaaCCATGTCCAAACGACTTACCTGGAGTACTCAGGTGACAACGAATGATGCATACATATTCTCTCCGTTTCATTTTAGTTgttgctggatagtgcaaaattgaactatccaacGATAACTAAAAAACAATTTTGGTCTCTTTCAGTAGTATTTATTATTGTTTATTGTGATGCTGCCTTATTTGATTTGTTGGGTGGAATTCACTATATCAGTCGATTATACATGACTGGGGTGATGCCGACTGTGTCAAGATACTGAAGAACTGCAAGAAGGCCATACCAGCTCAAGGAGGCAAGGTGATAATACTGGATATTGTGGTTGGAGCAGGATCGTCGTGCGACCGGAAGAACGTGGAGACGCAATGCTTGTTTGATCTCTACATCATGACTATCAACGGTGTCGAGCGAGATGAGCGAGAGTGGAAGAAGATCATCTTTGAAGCCGGGTTTACATCTTACAAGATCATACCTGTTCTGGGGACTCGATCCATAATTGAAGTCTGCCCATAGAAACCAATATAATTAAGGATGGCAACCGCCTCCGATCCCACTCGCGGATATAATTCCAAACCCGTACTTGAATACTTGAATCCGCGAGGTTTTCAGGTCACCTACGTGTTTTTACTCATTGTACGCATTTAAACAATTATTAGCCAGTTGCACGTGCTTTGCTATGgttgttatatatcatataaataaatattaagatatttatttaaatataatttTTGTTTATTTCGAAACACTAAATTATTTGTGGTTTggtggttagccccaaatttctGGAGCAGAAGGTGTGGATTAAAGTGCTCGCTCTGCACTATTTTTGCATTGTGTGGTAGCTGCGCGGGGGTCGGATACTGGCCAGGCGCAGCGGGCGCGGGGTCCACAGGGCAGTAGCTGAGAGAGCGCTAAGCGGGCGCTGGAAGTGGCGCCCACAAGGCACAGCACCAAGGTGGGGcgcgttgtcacacccggatttaagggacaaacccGATGAACACATATAATAACCAAGTGTATAGACATAAATGTCACAAacattattacatagcagaagtgtaTTATACAAATAAATGACaacaaataaagcgaactaatattATTTCCTTGGCGCCATTAAGCTgattaggagacgccacctagacttCATCGAACTCCTCGTAGTAGTCCTTCTCCTGGGCTACCTCAGCAAGTGTGGGAAATAGTATGCATGAGCTCACCAAaagtggggctcatgtgaagtgtaaggctaatcaacaaataatggttaaagccgagcattgcttttaataagttggtcaaattttattagcgttTACTAAATGTAACTATATACCAACCcaaagtaataatagatcaaaattaataataaaactacaatgcgatgcatatgacaaattaagtttaatttcataagttaatcatgcaagagtcctgagctgctcatgatcgcGAGCATGGCTCAtataccagttttatactctgcagaggttgcacatctttacccataagtcatgttacccatttgccaagggctcTAGAAATCTCATTCATCTCtatcgaggagacgaggcagggtagcactacgaggcctttccaaagttccactagttcgagaaaacccgctacggattcaggaagaaggaagcatatgaATCCCTTGTCCGAAAAGCTAAACGGACAGTCCGACCCGAGAACCTCactatactctgcagcgacgcttccccgcttgcccctttcaggtaaggtagtctctcCCTAACTTTCTAATTACTTGGtcaagggcgtctcattccacccttgtggtagcactgttatgtcaagttaagcttcatgttccaattaacacaatagtaTTATCATGAACATTAAAGAATAGAATCACAAtaataaagcatgatcatgaatcataattatcttaacacccaaaaccacatagagcaaaagcagaaactacccaaaagttcagtggtgaccAAGGTATAAAGTAAAGCAAACTAAggtgacctattaggtcccatcaaaattaagcctaaaaATGCCACGGTGATTAtatagaacattattgggtaaagaaaagtggtcaagtgcacaacttgccttcaacgagctcctgctcagtatcTCCTACCTGCTGAGCTCCGGGCTCCTCaatcacttgctcgtctactcgtaacaatacaaacaaacattgtataggagaaattaacatcataccaaacatgAGAATAtaatgcataataataatctacgcatcatAACGAGATCCtaggtttgagaaccactaaCTTCGGAGTTATGACTAAGAAAATATGATTTTGCGAAGCTTGTAGTGATTAAATAGGGATAATGTGTTCTTTGTTGATTATCAATTGTGTGAGAAAGGTATTACCAGGAAGTGACTAATTCAACTAAATCTATGTTCTATCCTAAATAAATTATGAGTTAGTCAGATTTGATCATAGAAATTAACTTTGACTAAATATATGTTCATATTAACTTTGACTATAAAGATTAACCTCCCAATCATAGGCTAGTCCAATATTCATTTATAAAAATATGAGATATGACAAGATAATAACACTACTGCgtagacaatattaatatgaaGCTAACGGAACTGGAATGGATAAAAACGGAGCAAAACCCACAAGATATGAATTTCCTACTCTTTTAGGGTTATTTCTATAAAAAAATACTATTTCAGCATTCCTGCAAATTGTAACACTcgtgctttaaggaacaaagctgggtgcatctcatacatgcgctaagaagacaacatatacaataacagagtgtatagagataaatgtcgcaataacatcagagtatttattacatagcggaagtcttactacaaaataaaagataaatataaaacgaactaaggatcatcattggtgcaagtcaactgggaaacaccacctagatcagattaAACTCCttgctttgtggctcctcctgaaccacatgttcttctcctgtgggggtgtgagacagcaagagtgagctcacacatgatcatagctcaacaagttgtggggaaaccagtggcatgaatgtgggggatagatatcccctgggtccactaaagaagtaaaaggcctcacgaaaggcccaagggcccaataattcgtaaggtcattctttcgtgggcctagggaaagacaaccaacaaagaagacgtgagactgattagtgcaaacccaggcggcccacaacgtcgaacgaatgaatcacaacagagacccgactttcccgcgctgaagcccccatgcaacagagccatgcgaggataagtcggcgaaggttacgtagagataaactcaagaggttcactatcttttagctacttgttgttatcgtatcacatgtactgctccacggccgagtatataaggcctagggggcaccccttcagatcgatcgaccctgttctacttagccacccacataaactctctgcgccctcaattcagagaaccctcttgtaaccacgctcgtatactcaccaggacgtagggtgttacgcacttctaagcggcccgaacctgcaaatcttgtccattgtccctcgtgtgaCCAgcgcgaaccattttgctacagtcgttgacaccgtcctactcctaaaaacaccttgaggggcaaccccgggtgtgcggtcggacccaaaacaccgacagctggcgcgccaggtagggggtgtgtcgacgatccaagctagctcaatggccgtcaccttccacagcaagatcgccgtgcgtcccggatctgtattctgcttcgggacaatctcatccatagcggacgaagagggaattctacaccgcctcgcagatctgccggaacagaagtctcctccaacaaactccgaaaatgctggaaagacgctacctccggctcttcggaaaaagatcgtctccggggaggctggagctagaagctcgctgacccggaagactccgctgtctacttccccgacgaaagaatggacacgggtcgtgagaaagaaggagaccagggagaggcaagtcgttcttcccgttcctccgacctcaaaggagaacggaaagaaagtcgccgcggcagcaataccgttctaccccgacgtcctcttcatcgggagagcagagtcgcccgccgtctccgacgatgaaccgactgcgcctggagaagaaccgcctcagcgagaatcccgccgatgaaggaaccgacgcaggaacgttcgacgacatcacacagctggagaacgggatccggagcagcctgtctcacgagacgaggtctcagagataggagaaactccggaagaacgcgtcttcagggaacgaaggaactcccgacgacgtgatcgccgtcggactcaggagcaagccgagcaagatgcaaggcaacgacgcgagaatccactcttcgggcgcaacttgaaccccgacttcgcccgagctatgaacacgccgagcgaagtcggaggcgttctagctcggatagctgacggacttcctcggactcccgacgccgagggataccgacgcctgttcactcaagcagccaaccatcttctaccgctcgctcacccgccgaacgatttgcgacacgccatcaacagtcgccgagacgcgcgaagctctatcaatgcttcgcgcgaacggcggcacgagaacgaaattcgccgtcgggaggagtatgaccgagatcatggcttcccgactcaaagccaggccacccgaactgagtcggcaacagcttcaactggtggaaccacccggggacggtcgaggaaccaccaccgccactcccctccccgggacagacgacatcctcgacgacaggaggacacgtgcggagtatccgcccttactccgcgccttagggccatccaatggcctcccaacttcaaggtatccaatgtcgacaaatatgaacctaagcaggatccagggggttggttagccgtctacaccaccgctgctcgggctgccggggcgtccgaagatgtcatgactgcgtatctgcccatcgtcctcgggcaagacgcgctgcagtggctacgacatctaccccgacactgcatcgacgactggggagacttcagtcgacgtttcaccgccaacttccagtctctctccgacaagccggcacaaccatgggacctcaaatccatcaagcgccggggggatgagactctccggtcataccttaaaaggttccagaccatgagaaaccgcatccccgaggtcacggaggcggccgtgatcgaggacttctacagaggatctaacgactcggctttcgtccgagccatactgcaaaaggcgccgactacctccgaggagctgttccgggaagccgacctctacatcaccgctgacgagcgggcccaggacctcatcggaggagcaaagcccgcaccggcagcaccacgacgcgacgcgaacccgccgcccgacaagcgctgggagaagaggcctcgcgaagaggtacacgccgccggaccacccgcctctcgcgcccgaggaggacctcgtggaggcgagcgtacactggacgacatcctcgacgcccagtgcccgtaccacaaggacatgcgccatactctacgtaactgccgggacttcaagcactccgtcggacatggtcgacccttccaacccctaccgcctcctccgccgaggggaggacccggtgaaccacgacagccccatcagccggaggaggggggaggaggagctttcccgcgcgttgacagggaggtcaacgtcatcttcggcggacatgggtcgcaggagaacaaaagacaacaaaagctcaacgaccgccagatactggtggcgaccaccggccctcccgccccataccggtggtcggagcacccaatcactttcactcgggaggatcaatggctcaactttgatcatccaggcaaatacccgctcctcgtcgatccggtgatccgagagagccgggtaaagaaggtgctagtggacggggggagcagcatcaacgtcaccttcccccgtacgctccaaggcttgggagttcacctcaaagagctccacgagtcagacactcccttcttcggcatcgtgccgacggaaggggaatacccgctgggccacatctacatgccggtcaccttcgggactccggataactacagaaccgagttcctgaggttcgaggtggcgaacttcgactgcggttacaacgccatcatcggaaggccggggctagccaaattcatggccatcccgcactatacctacatgatactgaagatgccaggaccgcaaggaatcataactgtgcgcgccgacttccaaggcgccgcagaatgtttccgagtggccatccaagcagccctcaccaccaagccgtcggcggttccttctacaccggcgaactctaagcctgaggaagacctcgccgtgccggcgaacgaagctcaggccgcgacctctatgcggccgactgaagaaaccaagcggatcaacctggggttcactgatgagcgcaagacggccatcatcagctccagtttgagcgacaaataggaaagcgcgctcgtccagttcctgcaagataaccgggacgtattcgcatggcaacctgcggatatgccgggagtcccaagagaactggccgagcacaaactgaaggtctatccccaggcgaggccgatccggcaaaagctacgtcgtttcacgcccgacaagagagaggccattcacgccgagttagctcgcttggtcgcggctggatttattagagaagtattacaccccgagtggttagccaaccctgttcttgtactcaaaaagaataaagtggattggcgcatgtgcgtcgactatactgatctcaacaaacactgtccgaaggatcccttcgggctcccgaggatagatcaggtggtggattccaccgctggatgttcggtgctgtctttcttagattgctattccgggtatcatcagattagtttggcaaaagaagacgaggaaaaaacggcgttcatcaccccgtttggtgctttctgttatacctccatgccgttcggcctcaaaaacgctggagcgacttatcagagagctattcaaacatgcttagccgatcactggggcaagcgtgtggaggcttacgtagacgacgtggtgattaaaacggagaatccggaaaacttcatcgaagacttacagctggttttcaacagcctgagaagatatagatggaagctcaatcctgagaaatgcgtcttcggggtaccagcaggaaagttactcggatttattgtcagccaccggggaattgaagctaatccagataagattgaagctatcatgaagatggaagctcctcgatcgcaaaagaaggttcagcgactcactggatgtatggcagccctgagcagattcatatccaggctgggagaaaaaggtctgccattttataaactgctgaagaaggtggataagtttcaatggacttca
Proteins encoded:
- the LOC100303908 gene encoding O-methyltransferase ZRP4, which translates into the protein MALSKEQKLTISEQQHTTSSEQQVALDAELQLWNHTFGYVKSMALKAALDLGIPDAIHQHGGSATIPQIVTRITLHPSKTPCLRRLMRVLTLTGVFGTQELHDDGGGCDDELVYTLTPASRLLVGPSGQNVSPLLNVMLCPIFVSSFLDLRGWFQHEMPDPSPFKMKHGRDIWELAAHDAGFSRLFDAGMVADSGFIMNVVVRECGAVFQGISSLVDVGGGFGGATQAIAKAFPHLECSVLDLPNVVAGAPADTAVKYVAGDMFESVSSADAVFLKSIIHDWGDADCVKILKNCKKAIPAQGGKVIILDIVVGAGSSCDRKNVETQCLFDLYIMTINGVERDEREWKKIIFEAGFTSYKIIPVLGTRSIIEVCP